The following are from one region of the Hydrogenophaga sp. BPS33 genome:
- a CDS encoding acyl-CoA carboxylase subunit beta produces MNAPLPPSSVTDAANDGEWAAELQELAYRREQGASMGGPEALAKHAAKGRLNVRQRIDALLDPQSFRELARVAGKGRYDKDGHFKGVSPVNAVIGTGRIEGRKITVSADDYTLRAGSSEATISDKWIYAERMALDLRMPLVRLVDTAGGSVKLLEQQGSSKIPGYPNWPVVDLLKHVPVVGVALGACAGLGAIKVLMSHFSVMVRDQAQVFAGGPPVVKQAYGIDIDKNDLGGWKVHRRSALVHNEAQDEADAFEQVRRFLSYLPRNAQNVAARGPREDDPNRADDWLKNAIPRDRRKVFDPRKIVAALFDTGTVFEIGRHQGGSVITALARLDGYPVGVMCSDPRVAGGAMTTKSAWKIERHVKLCDTFGLPIVNLVDQPGNATGPDAELDATLLGAVRVLTTIEDAQVPWMSVILRRAFGLAGGLHAPKYFPSLNHRVAWPSARWGSIPVEGGVKAAHRQEIEDAEDPAARQAELEAYYNRIGSPFRTAEKFGILDIIDPRETRSFLCDWIEDAWEAMLARRVGRTV; encoded by the coding sequence ATGAACGCACCGCTACCCCCATCTTCCGTGACCGACGCCGCCAACGACGGCGAATGGGCCGCCGAACTACAGGAGCTGGCTTACCGCCGCGAGCAGGGCGCTTCGATGGGCGGCCCGGAAGCTTTGGCCAAGCACGCCGCCAAGGGGCGGCTCAATGTGCGCCAGCGCATCGACGCGCTGCTCGACCCGCAGAGCTTTCGCGAACTCGCCCGTGTCGCCGGCAAGGGCCGCTACGATAAGGACGGCCATTTCAAGGGCGTCTCTCCCGTCAACGCGGTCATCGGCACCGGCCGCATCGAGGGCCGCAAGATCACCGTGTCGGCCGACGATTACACGCTGCGCGCGGGCTCGTCGGAGGCCACCATTTCGGACAAGTGGATTTACGCCGAGCGCATGGCGCTGGACCTGCGCATGCCGCTGGTGCGCCTGGTGGACACCGCCGGTGGCAGCGTGAAGCTGCTGGAACAGCAGGGCTCGAGCAAGATACCCGGCTACCCGAACTGGCCGGTGGTGGACCTGCTCAAGCACGTGCCGGTGGTGGGCGTGGCACTGGGCGCATGCGCCGGCCTGGGCGCGATCAAGGTGCTCATGTCGCACTTCTCGGTCATGGTGCGCGACCAGGCGCAGGTGTTCGCTGGCGGGCCGCCGGTGGTCAAACAGGCCTACGGCATCGACATCGACAAGAACGACCTCGGCGGCTGGAAGGTGCACCGCCGCAGCGCGCTGGTGCACAACGAGGCGCAGGACGAGGCCGACGCGTTCGAGCAGGTGCGCCGCTTCCTCTCCTACCTGCCGCGCAATGCGCAGAACGTGGCCGCGCGCGGTCCGCGCGAGGACGATCCGAACCGTGCCGATGACTGGCTCAAGAACGCGATTCCGCGCGACCGGCGCAAGGTGTTCGATCCGCGCAAGATCGTGGCCGCGTTGTTCGACACCGGCACCGTCTTCGAGATCGGACGCCACCAGGGCGGCTCCGTCATCACCGCGCTGGCGCGGCTGGACGGCTATCCCGTGGGCGTGATGTGCAGCGACCCGCGCGTGGCCGGTGGCGCCATGACCACCAAGTCGGCCTGGAAGATCGAGCGGCACGTCAAACTCTGCGACACCTTCGGGCTGCCGATCGTCAACTTGGTCGACCAGCCGGGCAACGCCACCGGCCCGGACGCGGAGCTCGACGCGACGCTGCTGGGCGCTGTGCGCGTGCTGACCACGATCGAGGACGCGCAAGTGCCCTGGATGTCGGTGATCCTGCGCCGCGCCTTCGGCCTGGCCGGTGGCCTGCACGCCCCCAAGTACTTCCCCTCGCTCAACCACCGCGTGGCCTGGCCATCGGCGCGCTGGGGTTCGATTCCGGTGGAGGGTGGCGTGAAGGCCGCGCACCGCCAGGAGATCGAAGACGCCGAAGACCCGGCCGCGCGCCAGGCCGAACTGGAGGCTTACTACAACCGCATCGGTTCGCCGTTTCGCACGGCGGAGAAGTTCGGCATCCTGGACATCATCGATCCGCGCGAGA
- a CDS encoding CaiB/BaiF CoA transferase family protein — translation MSISMEALGPLRGLTVVEICTTIAGPACARLMADFGADVIKIEPPSGDPVRQMGRHVGDVSLYAAAILRGKKSVALDLKQEEGRKLAFELARRADILIENNRPGVLERLGLGYDDLSKVNPGLVMVRISGYGQDGPYAARPGYGAICEAVGGVRHMTGDPDRPPARVALATTDYLTATYAAFGAAMAIIERQRTGRGQVVDVALYETAFTQMEPYVPAYEKLGFVPQRVGPNLPTMAPNSLYPTKDGSWMLIAANSNPTFERLVGAMGQPELLRDARFADIRTRGEPANMKAIDAIVAEWTCTLETAALAAVLQAAEVPSSPIYTIADIYQDPHYAARDMLVKVPHPELGHTTQAGIVPKLSATPGAIRHTGPDIGADTAEVLRGIGISNSHIQELEAAKVIRTQT, via the coding sequence ATGAGCATATCGATGGAAGCCTTGGGCCCGTTGCGTGGCCTGACCGTCGTCGAGATCTGCACCACCATCGCGGGCCCCGCATGCGCGCGCCTGATGGCGGACTTCGGTGCCGATGTGATCAAGATCGAACCGCCGTCGGGCGATCCGGTGCGGCAGATGGGGCGGCACGTGGGCGACGTGTCGCTCTATGCCGCGGCCATCCTGCGCGGCAAGAAGTCGGTGGCGCTGGATCTCAAACAGGAAGAGGGGCGCAAGCTCGCGTTCGAACTTGCCCGCCGCGCCGACATCCTGATCGAGAACAACCGGCCCGGCGTGCTGGAGCGCCTGGGGCTGGGCTACGACGACCTGTCGAAGGTCAACCCGGGCCTGGTGATGGTGCGCATCTCCGGCTATGGCCAGGACGGCCCCTATGCCGCGCGCCCCGGCTACGGCGCGATCTGCGAAGCCGTGGGCGGCGTGCGGCACATGACGGGCGACCCCGACCGGCCACCGGCCCGTGTCGCGTTGGCCACCACCGACTACCTCACCGCCACCTATGCCGCGTTCGGCGCGGCCATGGCCATCATCGAGCGCCAGCGCACCGGCCGCGGCCAGGTGGTGGACGTGGCCTTGTACGAAACCGCTTTTACGCAGATGGAGCCCTACGTGCCCGCGTACGAAAAGCTCGGTTTCGTGCCGCAACGTGTGGGTCCGAACCTGCCGACGATGGCGCCCAACAGCCTGTACCCAACGAAGGACGGCAGCTGGATGCTGATCGCGGCCAACAGCAACCCGACCTTCGAGCGCCTGGTGGGCGCCATGGGCCAGCCCGAGCTATTGCGCGATGCGCGCTTTGCCGACATCCGCACGCGCGGCGAGCCGGCCAACATGAAGGCGATCGACGCCATCGTGGCCGAGTGGACGTGCACGCTGGAGACGGCCGCGCTGGCGGCGGTGTTGCAGGCGGCCGAGGTGCCCTCGTCGCCGATCTACACCATTGCCGACATCTACCAGGACCCGCACTACGCGGCGCGCGACATGCTGGTGAAGGTGCCGCACCCCGAGCTCGGCCACACCACGCAGGCCGGCATCGTGCCCAAGCTCTCGGCCACGCCCGGCGCGATCCGCCACACCGGTCCCGACATCGGTGCCGATACCGCCGAGGTGCTGCGCGGCATCGGCATCAGCAATTCACACATCCAGGAACTGGAGGCCGCCAAGGTCATCCGCACGCAAACATGA